Proteins from one Rosa chinensis cultivar Old Blush chromosome 7, RchiOBHm-V2, whole genome shotgun sequence genomic window:
- the LOC112176949 gene encoding uncharacterized protein LOC112176949 produces MDPRLNFSPSILVMVRWEEEDFPMQIPLSATVMQVKLRISQEQGIAIPADRQELSLENGTWLQSDAMTVQQYGISHGSVLTLLRKIAVTIRIADQYSLGLIVNEEITVATLKDYLYGHGVDIENKALEMKYEGNIIVLDDRSYLWASGIEEGTCLSLV; encoded by the exons ATGGATCCTCGACTGAACTTTTCTCCG AGCATTCTGGTCATGGTTCGTTGGGAAGAAGAGGATTTCCCTATGCAGATTCCACTTTCCGCCACAGTTATGCAAGTGAAATTAAGGATTTCGCAAGAACAAGGAATCGCAATCCCTGCCGATAGGCAAGAGCTGAGCTTGGAAAACGGGACGTGGCTGCAAAGTGATGCAATGACTGTGCAACAATACGGCATTTCTCATGGTTCTGTCCTCACCCTCCTTCGGAAAATTGCAGTCACAATCCGGATAGCCGACCAGTATTCCTTGGGGTTGATTGTCAATGAAGAAATCACTGTGGCCACCTTGAAAGATTATCTATACGGACATGGTGTGGATATCGAAAACAAGGCACTAGAAATGAAGTACGAGGGCAATATTATTGTTCTTGATGATCGTTCGTATTTGTGGGCTTCTGGCATTGAGGAAGGCACATGTTTATCCCTGGTCTGA